Proteins encoded in a region of the Bacillota bacterium genome:
- a CDS encoding RNA-binding S4 domain-containing protein translates to MVVRPGTQLDQLLKFSGLVSTGGEAKIKIQNGEVKVNNRIEKRRSYKLKEGDVVTIDGVSLEVKIK, encoded by the coding sequence ATAGTTGTAAGGCCGGGAACACAGCTTGACCAGCTTCTGAAATTTTCAGGCTTGGTTTCAACCGGTGGCGAGGCGAAGATAAAAATACAAAACGGTGAAGTAAAGGTTAATAATAGGATTGAAAAAAGAAGGTCCTATAAACTAAAAGAAGGGGATGTCGTGACAATAGACGGCGTCTCGCTGGAAGTAAAGATTAAATAG